One region of Neorhodopirellula lusitana genomic DNA includes:
- a CDS encoding SulP family inorganic anion transporter has product MDPNQSDSQPPSTQTEVPRGNAAGFKKYFSDDLISGFLVFLIALPLCLGISLASGFPPIAGIFTAIIGALVTTFISDSELTIKGPAAGMIVIVLGCVTAFGGDGMTGGWSDADVTAYKMTLAVLVVASVIQVLFGVFKGGILTEFFPVAAVHGMLAAIGVIIIAKQLPVALGVTANGGALELLQQVPTMIRNCNPEIAAIGLISIIAMFVWPMIGKKISLLRKIPSPVIVLLIAIPMGLAFDLTHEHHYEFQGQDYVVGESFLVSMPDRIFGMFQELTFPDFSALTHPVAYKWILMAFLIGSLESLLSAKAIDFIDPYKRKSSMDRDIIAVGVGNVAVAFVGGLPMISEIVRSRANIDNGAKTRFSDFWHGIFLLVCVAFIPMFIHRIPLAALAAMLIYTGSRLAHPSEFMNVWRTGREQLLIFVVTLVATLATDLLIGIAIGIATKLAIHVINGAPMSSMFRRSFETVSTDEHQIEIIARDSAVFSNWIPLRRQIETLGLMENKNVTIDFSQTKLVDHSVMDKLHGLESDFTQQGLTLTLVGLDHHKPLANHEHAARKRPREFADT; this is encoded by the coding sequence GTGGATCCCAACCAATCCGATTCGCAACCGCCATCAACGCAAACTGAAGTTCCGCGAGGGAATGCGGCGGGATTCAAGAAGTACTTCTCAGACGACCTGATCTCCGGGTTTCTAGTTTTCCTGATCGCATTGCCACTTTGTCTTGGCATTTCGCTCGCCAGTGGATTCCCACCCATCGCCGGGATATTCACGGCCATCATCGGTGCTTTGGTGACCACGTTCATCAGCGATTCGGAATTGACGATCAAAGGCCCCGCCGCTGGCATGATCGTGATCGTGCTGGGCTGTGTCACTGCGTTTGGCGGTGACGGCATGACGGGTGGGTGGTCTGACGCGGACGTCACCGCCTACAAGATGACGCTGGCCGTCTTGGTGGTTGCCTCAGTGATCCAGGTCTTGTTCGGAGTATTCAAAGGCGGAATCCTAACCGAGTTCTTTCCCGTCGCAGCGGTTCACGGCATGCTGGCCGCGATCGGCGTGATCATCATCGCTAAGCAACTCCCGGTCGCCCTCGGCGTTACCGCCAATGGGGGCGCGCTGGAGCTCTTGCAACAGGTGCCAACGATGATCCGAAACTGCAACCCTGAAATCGCCGCGATCGGGCTAATCAGCATCATCGCGATGTTCGTGTGGCCGATGATCGGCAAGAAAATTTCACTCCTGCGAAAGATCCCGTCGCCGGTGATCGTGTTGCTGATCGCGATCCCTATGGGCCTTGCTTTTGACCTGACCCACGAACACCACTACGAGTTCCAAGGCCAAGACTATGTCGTTGGCGAGAGCTTCTTGGTCTCGATGCCCGACCGCATCTTTGGGATGTTCCAAGAACTCACCTTTCCAGACTTTTCGGCTCTGACACACCCCGTGGCGTACAAGTGGATTCTGATGGCCTTCCTGATCGGTAGCCTAGAATCCCTGCTGAGCGCCAAAGCGATCGATTTCATCGACCCCTACAAACGCAAATCCAGCATGGATCGCGACATCATTGCGGTCGGTGTCGGCAACGTCGCAGTCGCCTTTGTCGGTGGCCTGCCCATGATTTCCGAAATCGTGCGTAGCCGAGCGAACATCGACAACGGGGCCAAGACTCGCTTTTCGGACTTTTGGCACGGCATCTTCTTGCTCGTCTGCGTCGCGTTCATCCCGATGTTCATTCACCGAATCCCGCTCGCCGCGTTGGCTGCCATGCTGATCTACACAGGATCACGGCTTGCTCACCCTTCCGAATTCATGAACGTGTGGCGAACCGGTCGCGAACAGCTTCTGATTTTCGTGGTGACCTTGGTCGCGACTTTAGCGACCGACCTCTTGATCGGGATCGCTATCGGGATCGCGACAAAATTGGCGATTCACGTGATCAACGGCGCCCCCATGTCTTCCATGTTCCGCCGCAGCTTCGAAACCGTCTCGACCGATGAACATCAAATTGAAATCATCGCCCGAGACTCCGCCGTGTTCAGCAATTGGATCCCGCTTCGACGTCAAATCGAAACCTTGGGGCTGATGGAAAACAAAAACGTGACCATCGATTTCTCGCAAACCAAGCTCGTCGACCACAGCGTGATGGACAAGCTTCATGGCCTGGAGTCGGACTTCACGCAACAAGGTTTGACACTGACGCTGGTTGGCCTGGATCACCACAAACCTCTCGCGAATCACGAACACGCTGCTCGCAAGCGGCCTCGCGAGTTCGCCGATACCTGA
- the kbl gene encoding glycine C-acetyltransferase, with product MSNSSKLIAVTSQTLDQIRDDGLYKSERVITTSQNAHVGVNSGAEVINLCANNYLGLANHPQVVQAARDSLDQWGYGLASVRFICGTQSIHRQLENRISEFLGTEDTILYGSCFDANGGLFETLLTAEDAIISDSLNHASIIDGIRLCKASRHRYANCDMADLEAQLKAAASSRVRLIATDGVFSMDGSIARLDEICELADRYDASVMVDECHSTGFMGKTGRGTHEHCGVMDRIDVITGTLGKALGGASGGFTSGRKEIVELLRQRSRPYLFSNSVAPPLVAGGLEAIDLLMESTELRDRLMSNAALFRSGLQRGGFNLLPGEHPIIPVMFGDARVATEMSQRLLEKGVYVVGFSYPVVPKGQARIRTQVSAAHTEDDLNFAVECFVAAKQELGI from the coding sequence ATGTCGAATAGCAGCAAACTGATCGCGGTCACCAGCCAAACACTCGATCAGATTCGGGATGATGGGCTGTACAAGTCCGAACGCGTCATCACGACCTCGCAAAACGCTCACGTCGGAGTGAATTCGGGGGCGGAGGTAATCAATCTTTGTGCGAATAACTATCTGGGTTTAGCGAACCATCCGCAGGTGGTGCAGGCGGCTCGGGATTCACTGGACCAGTGGGGCTATGGGCTCGCTTCGGTGCGTTTCATTTGTGGCACGCAGTCGATTCACCGCCAACTGGAAAATCGCATTTCCGAGTTTCTTGGTACGGAAGACACGATTCTTTACGGGTCCTGTTTCGACGCCAACGGTGGATTGTTTGAAACACTGCTTACGGCGGAAGACGCGATCATTTCGGATTCCTTGAACCACGCTTCCATCATCGATGGCATCCGGCTGTGCAAGGCAAGTCGCCATCGATACGCCAACTGTGATATGGCTGATTTGGAAGCGCAGTTGAAAGCGGCTGCTTCGAGTCGGGTGCGATTGATTGCGACCGACGGCGTGTTTTCGATGGATGGCTCGATCGCTCGGTTGGACGAGATTTGTGAACTGGCTGATCGCTACGACGCTTCGGTCATGGTGGATGAGTGTCACTCCACCGGATTCATGGGGAAGACCGGGCGTGGGACCCACGAACACTGCGGCGTGATGGATCGCATCGACGTGATCACGGGAACGCTCGGTAAGGCCTTGGGCGGCGCAAGTGGCGGTTTCACCAGTGGACGCAAAGAGATCGTTGAGTTGCTCCGGCAACGGTCGCGGCCATACCTTTTTTCGAATTCGGTTGCACCACCGTTGGTTGCCGGCGGGCTCGAGGCGATCGACCTGTTGATGGAATCAACGGAGTTACGAGACCGGTTGATGTCCAATGCCGCTTTGTTCCGTTCGGGACTGCAGCGGGGCGGTTTCAACTTGTTGCCCGGCGAGCATCCGATCATTCCAGTCATGTTTGGCGATGCAAGAGTGGCCACCGAAATGTCACAGCGGTTGCTGGAAAAAGGCGTTTACGTGGTTGGTTTCTCGTATCCCGTCGTTCCCAAGGGACAAGCTCGGATCCGCACGCAGGTGTCGGCGGCGCATACCGAAGATGACTTGAACTTTGCCGTGGAGTGCTTTGTGGCGGCGAAGCAAGAGCTGGGGATCTGA
- a CDS encoding chloride channel protein: MKYLQERIDLSQLRASGKWVLLACLVGVASGLGAIAFQWFSQVVSHFSLTHFAGYAPSEALGEKPLFAEAEHVFLPWMVVAVMIVGGLISGTITYCLAPEAEGHGTDAVIDAFHNRRGVIRGRVPIIKTITSAITIGTGGSGGREGPIAQIGAGFASWVGSLAKLSSRDRRILLAAGMGAGVGAIFRAPLAGAVFAGEILYSDADIEADVIVPAGTASVVAYSIYSQSLSPDVRFMPLFGDDLNHAFGSPIQLLPYLGLALALGLVGVLYVKCFYGTQKLFAKLPILPHFRPAIGAGLAGLLSLALLYYFGHDQRVLYILGTGYGGLQEALNGAADFGVPLLLAIVFGKILTTSLTISSGGSGGVFGPSMVIGGSLGAAVGLGFQSLWPSLVPSAEAFAVVGMAGFFAGVGRAPISTIIMVRALTGDYSLLVPTMLVTTITFVLCSRAKLYRKQVPSRLDSAAHRGDFIVDVLEGLKVDDVFHRDPNMTLIPESMHLDKIVRSLVHTRQHYFPVVDANKKMIGIFTDDDVRSYLFNDSMATLVVAGDIMTSRYACVFPSDDLNTAMKQFTAQNIDELPVIDPNNEGGLLGMLRRRDTISAYNERLMEYKTEVDDPNVATA; this comes from the coding sequence ATGAAATACCTCCAAGAGCGAATTGACCTCAGCCAACTACGAGCTTCCGGAAAGTGGGTGCTATTGGCGTGTTTGGTCGGGGTCGCATCAGGGCTAGGTGCGATCGCTTTCCAGTGGTTCAGCCAAGTGGTTTCTCACTTTTCGTTGACCCATTTCGCAGGCTACGCTCCCAGTGAGGCGTTGGGGGAAAAGCCTCTTTTCGCGGAAGCCGAACACGTGTTCCTGCCGTGGATGGTGGTGGCCGTGATGATCGTCGGAGGCTTGATCTCGGGAACCATCACGTACTGCCTTGCTCCCGAAGCGGAAGGACACGGCACCGACGCGGTCATCGACGCCTTCCATAATCGCCGTGGCGTCATTCGCGGTCGCGTCCCCATCATCAAGACCATCACGTCGGCAATCACGATTGGGACAGGCGGCTCGGGCGGCCGCGAGGGGCCGATCGCTCAAATCGGTGCTGGGTTCGCTTCCTGGGTCGGCTCGCTGGCCAAACTGTCATCGCGAGACCGACGCATCCTGCTGGCTGCGGGAATGGGTGCAGGCGTGGGGGCTATTTTCCGCGCCCCGCTCGCCGGTGCGGTCTTTGCGGGCGAGATCCTCTACAGCGACGCGGATATCGAAGCGGATGTCATCGTCCCAGCCGGAACCGCATCGGTCGTTGCCTACAGCATCTACTCGCAATCACTATCGCCCGATGTGCGATTCATGCCGCTGTTTGGAGACGATCTCAACCACGCGTTCGGCTCACCGATCCAGTTGCTCCCCTACCTGGGACTCGCACTCGCACTCGGCCTAGTCGGCGTGCTGTACGTGAAGTGTTTTTACGGCACTCAAAAGCTGTTTGCCAAACTGCCGATCTTGCCTCACTTCCGCCCCGCCATCGGTGCCGGTTTGGCCGGCCTATTGTCGTTGGCATTGCTGTATTACTTCGGCCACGATCAACGAGTCCTGTACATCCTCGGCACCGGATATGGCGGACTGCAAGAGGCACTCAATGGTGCCGCTGATTTTGGCGTGCCCCTGTTATTGGCGATTGTCTTTGGCAAGATCCTTACCACTTCGCTAACGATCAGCTCCGGCGGTTCGGGTGGCGTGTTCGGCCCCTCGATGGTGATCGGCGGCAGCCTGGGTGCAGCCGTTGGACTGGGCTTTCAATCGCTATGGCCATCATTGGTGCCGTCCGCTGAAGCGTTCGCCGTGGTAGGCATGGCTGGCTTCTTCGCAGGCGTGGGCCGCGCCCCGATCTCCACCATCATCATGGTTCGTGCGTTAACCGGAGACTACAGCCTGCTGGTTCCCACCATGCTTGTCACCACGATCACATTCGTATTGTGCAGCCGCGCCAAGCTGTATCGGAAACAAGTCCCCAGCCGTCTCGATTCAGCCGCCCACCGTGGCGACTTCATCGTCGACGTGTTGGAAGGTCTGAAAGTGGATGACGTCTTCCATCGCGATCCCAACATGACGTTGATCCCCGAGTCGATGCACCTGGACAAGATTGTGCGATCGCTCGTTCATACCCGCCAACATTACTTCCCTGTCGTGGACGCCAACAAAAAGATGATTGGCATCTTCACCGACGACGATGTGCGGTCGTACCTGTTTAACGACAGCATGGCGACACTGGTGGTGGCTGGTGACATCATGACCAGCCGTTACGCATGTGTTTTCCCCAGCGATGACTTGAACACCGCGATGAAACAGTTCACTGCCCAAAACATCGACGAACTCCCCGTCATCGACCCCAACAACGAGGGCGGTCTGCTGGGGATGCTCCGTCGTCGCGACACGATTTCGGCGTACAACGAACGTCTGATGGAATACAAAACCGAAGTTGACGATCCCAACGTCGCAACCGCCTAG
- the tdh gene encoding L-threonine 3-dehydrogenase, with protein MKALVKRHAKPGLWMEDVPMPEAGINDVLIRVDRTGICGTDVHIYAWDDWAQKTIPVPMVVGHEFVGEIVEVGSNVIDFRVGDVVSGEGHIVCGHCRNCLAGRRHLCAHTMGVGVNRQGAFAEYVSLPKTNVWVHDPNVDRDVASIFDPLGNAVHTALSFPLIGEDVLVTGAGPIGCMATAVAQYAGARYVVTTDVNPWRLDLAKKMGATRVVDVRTESLKDVMSELGMKEGFDVGLEMSGNPSAFRSMLETMGHGGKIAMLGIPAKEMAIDWNLVVFNMLNIKGIYGREMYETWYKMTVMVQGGLDVNSVITHRYDCDDFEQGFQTMMSGESGKVILQW; from the coding sequence ATGAAAGCGCTCGTTAAGCGACATGCCAAGCCAGGCTTGTGGATGGAGGACGTCCCGATGCCGGAAGCCGGTATCAACGATGTTTTGATTCGGGTTGACCGAACTGGAATATGCGGGACCGATGTCCATATTTACGCATGGGACGATTGGGCCCAGAAGACAATTCCGGTCCCGATGGTGGTCGGTCACGAGTTCGTGGGTGAGATCGTTGAAGTCGGTTCCAATGTGATCGACTTTCGTGTTGGCGATGTCGTCAGCGGCGAGGGACATATCGTTTGTGGGCATTGCCGGAATTGCTTGGCCGGACGCCGACACTTGTGCGCTCACACGATGGGTGTGGGGGTCAATCGCCAGGGCGCGTTTGCAGAGTACGTGTCGCTTCCAAAGACGAACGTTTGGGTGCATGATCCGAATGTTGACCGAGACGTTGCGTCGATTTTCGATCCGCTTGGCAACGCCGTACACACCGCTTTGTCGTTTCCGTTGATCGGTGAAGATGTGCTGGTCACCGGTGCCGGTCCCATCGGTTGCATGGCCACCGCAGTCGCACAATACGCGGGGGCTCGCTACGTGGTGACCACCGATGTGAACCCGTGGAGGTTGGACCTTGCCAAGAAGATGGGAGCGACCCGCGTTGTTGATGTTCGGACGGAATCATTGAAAGACGTCATGTCTGAACTTGGCATGAAGGAAGGCTTCGATGTCGGCCTGGAAATGTCGGGCAACCCGAGTGCGTTTCGTTCGATGTTGGAAACGATGGGGCATGGCGGCAAGATCGCGATGCTCGGGATTCCGGCCAAGGAAATGGCGATCGATTGGAACCTGGTCGTGTTCAATATGTTGAACATCAAGGGCATCTATGGACGCGAAATGTACGAGACTTGGTACAAGATGACCGTGATGGTCCAAGGCGGACTGGATGTGAATTCAGTGATCACTCATCGCTACGATTGCGATGACTTCGAGCAAGGTTTCCAGACGATGATGTCGGGCGAGTCCGGCAAAGTAATCCTTCAGTGGTAG
- a CDS encoding sigma-54-dependent transcriptional regulator, with amino-acid sequence MNSEPFGVLIVDDEPNIRSGLAKGLAGDADRVDTAANASDALGQFTKEEYQLVIVDVRLNCGMTGIELMQRIHESHPQTPVIVITAHGTVETAVQAMRSGAFDFVLKPLDLNLVRQQVRKAREHYQLRAENDQLRSRLVDSGEIANIIGNGSAMQDVFQQIRQVAATEATVMIHGESGTGKELIARALHDLSDRSQDPFVAVNLGAMPESLLESELFGHEKGSFSGASRQKPGCFEQASEGTLFLDEVTEMSPKSQVDLLRVLESRQYTRVGGEQLMHSDTRVISATNRSVAELIEQGSFREDLLYRLNIIPIEVPPLRGRREDIPLLVEHFLESFCKRHHREPKRLSPAAMRILTDAPWPGNVRQLRNVIERIVITCDGESIHADELPLDLRKPKPGEITLPNSLAEAVEGCERQTIELALRACDLHRERTAVTLGISVRTLHYKMGRYGLH; translated from the coding sequence ATGAATTCAGAACCTTTCGGCGTGTTGATCGTCGACGACGAGCCCAACATTCGATCGGGGCTAGCCAAGGGGTTGGCTGGCGATGCCGATCGAGTCGATACCGCCGCGAATGCGAGTGACGCACTGGGGCAATTCACGAAGGAGGAATACCAGCTCGTGATTGTGGACGTGCGACTGAACTGCGGGATGACGGGCATCGAATTGATGCAGCGGATTCATGAGTCGCATCCTCAGACGCCGGTGATCGTGATCACGGCGCATGGAACGGTCGAGACGGCGGTGCAGGCGATGCGATCCGGCGCGTTCGACTTCGTGTTGAAGCCACTCGACTTGAATCTGGTTCGGCAACAGGTCCGCAAGGCTCGCGAACACTATCAGTTGCGGGCGGAGAACGATCAACTGCGCAGTCGCTTGGTCGATTCCGGCGAGATCGCCAACATCATCGGTAACGGATCAGCGATGCAGGACGTCTTTCAGCAAATCCGGCAGGTCGCTGCAACGGAGGCGACGGTCATGATCCACGGTGAGAGCGGAACAGGGAAGGAACTGATCGCTCGGGCGCTTCATGACCTAAGTGATCGCAGCCAGGATCCGTTTGTCGCGGTCAATCTTGGCGCGATGCCAGAATCATTGCTGGAAAGCGAATTGTTCGGTCACGAAAAGGGATCCTTCAGCGGCGCGTCGCGACAGAAACCGGGATGCTTTGAACAGGCTTCCGAGGGCACTCTCTTTTTGGATGAAGTGACCGAAATGTCGCCCAAAAGCCAAGTGGATTTGCTGAGAGTGTTGGAATCGAGGCAGTACACCCGGGTTGGCGGCGAGCAGCTAATGCACTCCGACACGAGAGTGATTTCGGCAACGAATCGATCGGTTGCCGAATTGATCGAACAGGGCTCATTTCGCGAAGACTTGTTGTATCGGTTAAACATCATCCCGATCGAGGTACCGCCGCTGCGGGGCCGGCGGGAAGACATTCCGTTGTTGGTGGAGCATTTCCTGGAGTCGTTCTGTAAGCGTCATCATCGTGAGCCTAAGCGGTTGTCGCCCGCGGCGATGCGGATCCTTACGGACGCACCTTGGCCAGGAAATGTAAGACAGCTTCGCAACGTGATCGAAAGGATCGTCATCACATGTGATGGGGAGTCCATTCACGCTGACGAGTTGCCGCTTGATTTGCGAAAGCCCAAGCCGGGCGAGATCACGTTGCCTAACTCGTTGGCCGAAGCGGTCGAGGGCTGCGAAAGGCAAACGATCGAGTTGGCTCTGCGGGCCTGCGATCTGCACCGCGAGCGAACCGCCGTAACGCTCGGGATCAGCGTTCGGACGCTGCACTACAAGATGGGACGTTACGGCCTGCACTGA
- a CDS encoding 3-keto-disaccharide hydrolase, with product MNSSKRLVLVLCLVSSLSFAVALGHAAENTVAEASAVEVGSKVDGFQSLFNGSDLEGWAGAVDNYEVVDGSIRTRKGKGGVLHTPDKYSDFVVKFEFKLPPAGNNGLAIRYPGAGDAAYAGMCELQVLDTEHPRYKNLDPRQAHGSAYGMIAAKRGFLLPTGEWNSEEVTVQGSTIKVVLNGTVILDGDLANVTEFMADSPHPGKDLKEGYFGFAGHGDSVEFRSIYIKKLP from the coding sequence TTGAATAGTTCAAAACGATTGGTGCTCGTCTTGTGTCTTGTGTCCTCGCTTTCATTCGCGGTGGCCCTTGGCCATGCTGCTGAAAACACTGTCGCTGAGGCTTCTGCGGTGGAAGTTGGCTCGAAAGTGGATGGCTTTCAGTCGCTTTTCAACGGCAGTGACTTAGAGGGCTGGGCTGGCGCGGTGGACAACTACGAGGTGGTTGACGGTTCAATTCGAACCCGGAAGGGCAAGGGCGGTGTCCTGCACACTCCCGATAAGTACAGTGACTTTGTCGTCAAGTTTGAATTCAAGTTGCCACCCGCTGGCAACAATGGACTGGCGATTCGCTATCCAGGCGCAGGCGACGCAGCGTACGCAGGAATGTGTGAGTTGCAGGTTCTTGATACTGAGCACCCCAGATACAAAAACCTTGATCCACGACAAGCACACGGTTCGGCTTACGGAATGATCGCGGCGAAGCGTGGGTTCTTGCTTCCGACTGGGGAATGGAATTCCGAGGAAGTGACTGTGCAGGGTTCGACGATCAAGGTTGTCTTGAACGGAACCGTGATCTTGGACGGTGACCTGGCAAACGTGACTGAATTCATGGCCGATTCGCCTCACCCGGGTAAGGATCTGAAGGAAGGCTACTTCGGGTTTGCCGGTCATGGCGACTCCGTTGAATTTCGAAGCATCTATATCAAAAAGCTTCCGTAG
- the nhaD gene encoding sodium:proton antiporter NhaD, protein MLTLILTIFVLGYLAIAFEHKLNINKAASALFIGTVCWALYITDLPDLLPTEAIPEWFKLIAEGGSQADVPLHYAVDAQHLNQTGEIASILFFLMGAMTIVELIDVHEGFALITDRIRTKNKRVLLWTVGVLTFVLSAVLDNLTTTIVMVSLLKKLIDNRNDRLVFVGMVVIAANSGGAWTVIGDVTTTMLWIKHKIGSVEVMGELFLGSLTCLLVPLVGLSIRMPGEVETPERLPSAVAKNIQPWHQWLFLTLGLMGLLFVPVFKTLTHLPPYMGMMLSLSILWVVSELVGRTFDEETRTTTGVNAVLKRVDMSSILFFLGILLAVGALSAIGTLRATAEWLDVVLPNRDVVAAVIGLVSAVVDNVPLVAAGIEMYDLPMNDPFWMLLAYCAGTGGSCLIIGSAAGVAAMGIEHVDFLWYARRMMPWALAGYLAGAMVVLLMQ, encoded by the coding sequence ATGCTCACTCTCATACTGACAATCTTCGTGCTTGGTTATTTGGCGATCGCCTTTGAACACAAGCTAAACATCAACAAAGCCGCCAGTGCACTGTTCATCGGGACGGTTTGTTGGGCACTCTATATCACCGACCTACCGGACCTGTTGCCGACCGAGGCGATACCGGAATGGTTTAAGCTGATTGCCGAGGGTGGCAGTCAGGCGGATGTGCCACTGCACTACGCCGTTGACGCCCAGCACCTGAACCAAACGGGTGAGATCGCCAGCATCCTGTTCTTTCTGATGGGAGCGATGACGATCGTTGAACTGATCGACGTCCACGAAGGATTCGCTCTGATCACCGATCGGATCCGAACCAAGAACAAACGTGTTTTGTTGTGGACCGTCGGCGTCCTGACGTTTGTGTTGTCTGCGGTGCTCGACAACTTGACGACGACGATCGTGATGGTGTCTTTGTTGAAGAAACTGATCGACAACCGCAACGACCGCTTGGTCTTTGTGGGGATGGTAGTGATCGCTGCCAACTCAGGTGGTGCTTGGACGGTGATTGGCGACGTGACCACAACGATGCTCTGGATCAAGCACAAAATCGGCAGCGTGGAAGTGATGGGGGAACTGTTCTTGGGCAGTCTGACTTGTTTGTTGGTGCCACTGGTTGGCTTGTCGATTCGAATGCCCGGGGAAGTGGAAACTCCGGAGCGATTGCCCAGTGCGGTCGCCAAGAATATTCAGCCGTGGCATCAATGGTTGTTCTTGACGCTGGGGCTTATGGGGCTGTTGTTTGTGCCGGTCTTTAAGACTCTGACGCACTTGCCGCCCTACATGGGGATGATGCTTAGTTTGTCTATCTTGTGGGTGGTCTCTGAACTGGTGGGGCGAACCTTTGATGAGGAGACTCGAACAACAACCGGTGTGAACGCGGTGCTAAAGCGAGTCGATATGTCCAGCATCCTATTCTTCTTGGGCATCTTGTTAGCCGTTGGTGCCTTGTCGGCAATCGGAACGCTACGGGCGACTGCGGAGTGGCTGGACGTTGTGCTACCCAATCGCGACGTGGTTGCGGCTGTTATCGGATTGGTTTCCGCCGTCGTCGACAATGTGCCCTTGGTTGCGGCCGGAATTGAGATGTACGACCTGCCGATGAACGATCCATTTTGGATGTTGTTGGCGTATTGCGCCGGGACCGGCGGCAGTTGCCTGATCATCGGTTCGGCCGCGGGTGTTGCCGCGATGGGAATCGAACATGTCGACTTTCTGTGGTATGCCCGCCGGATGATGCCGTGGGCACTGGCTGGATACCTCGCTGGCGCGATGGTTGTGCTGCTGATGCAGTAG